A single window of Marinobacter sp. LA51 DNA harbors:
- a CDS encoding multifunctional CCA tRNA nucleotidyl transferase/2'3'-cyclic phosphodiesterase/2'nucleotidase/phosphatase, protein MQIYLVGGAVRDELLGLEVKDRDWVVVGATPDDMLKQGYKQVGADFPVFLHPGSREEYALARTERKQGRGYHGFEVYSAPDVTLEDDLKRRDLTINAMAQDEQGLIVDPFNGQQDLEKRLLRHVSEAFAEDPLRILRTARFAARFQLQGFRVCNQTMALMRTMVAEGEVDHLVAERVWQEIQRALQEHEPRAFFEVLRDTGALAVLIPELVPDQAFTAAMAALHCVHQQDGSIEERFAALMSPLPEQESGSRTQALKAPNDCKNLARLVAAVLPALTSSGDQPKPALSANELYAVLETADFWRRPERFSSLLNILACTLAPADQPIVETLQRAASSASGVEPKALMAQGFTGRALGEAIRQERLQRIQQAITP, encoded by the coding sequence ATGCAAATCTATCTGGTTGGCGGCGCCGTGCGCGACGAACTGCTTGGTCTTGAGGTCAAGGATCGGGATTGGGTCGTGGTCGGTGCAACCCCCGACGACATGCTCAAACAGGGATACAAACAGGTCGGTGCCGATTTCCCGGTCTTCCTCCACCCGGGCTCCCGTGAGGAATATGCCCTGGCCCGCACAGAACGCAAACAGGGTCGCGGTTATCATGGCTTTGAAGTGTACAGCGCCCCCGATGTCACCCTGGAAGACGACCTGAAGCGCCGTGACCTCACCATTAATGCAATGGCCCAGGATGAGCAAGGGCTCATCGTCGATCCGTTCAACGGTCAGCAGGATCTGGAAAAGCGGTTATTGCGACACGTGTCCGAAGCCTTTGCCGAAGACCCGTTGCGTATTCTCCGAACCGCCCGCTTTGCCGCGCGCTTTCAGCTCCAGGGCTTCCGGGTCTGCAACCAGACCATGGCCCTGATGCGCACCATGGTGGCCGAAGGCGAGGTGGATCACCTGGTAGCCGAGCGGGTCTGGCAGGAAATCCAACGGGCCCTGCAAGAGCACGAACCCCGCGCTTTTTTCGAGGTGTTGCGCGACACCGGTGCTCTCGCGGTCCTGATTCCGGAACTAGTCCCGGACCAGGCCTTTACCGCTGCGATGGCGGCACTGCATTGCGTTCACCAGCAGGATGGCAGCATTGAGGAGCGTTTTGCGGCATTGATGTCGCCGCTACCGGAGCAGGAATCCGGCTCTCGTACCCAGGCGCTGAAAGCGCCCAACGACTGCAAGAATCTGGCACGGCTGGTGGCAGCGGTATTACCGGCACTGACCAGCAGTGGCGACCAGCCCAAGCCTGCGCTAAGCGCCAACGAACTTTACGCGGTGCTGGAAACCGCCGATTTCTGGCGCCGCCCCGAGCGTTTCTCATCGTTGCTGAACATACTGGCCTGCACCCTGGCGCCGGCCGATCAGCCGATAGTCGAAACCCTGCAACGGGCAGCCAGCTCGGCCTCCGGAGTGGAGCCCAAGGCCCTGATGGCGCAAGGCTTTACCGGCCGCGCCCTTGGGGAAGCCATTCGCCAGGAACGCCTGCAGCGTATTCAGCAGGCCATCACCCCGTAA
- a CDS encoding acetyl-CoA C-acetyltransferase: protein MRDVVIVAAKRTAIGTFGGGLASLRADQLGTAVIKAILEETGVAGDQINEVVLGQVLAAGCGQNPARQSSINAGIPASVPAMTINKVCGSGLKAVHMAVQAIRCGDAELMIAGGQESMSQAPHVLPNSRNGQRMGNWSMIDTMITDGLWDAFNDYHMGVTAENIVEKYGISREEQDEFAAASQQKAVAAREAGYFDGQIVPVSIPQRKGDPIVVNKDEGPRDGVTGEGLGKLRPAFKKDGTVTAGNASSLNDGAAAVMVCSAEKAKELGLTPLATIKAHANAGVDPTIMGTGPIPASQRCLKLAGWSVEDLDLVEANEAFAAQAISVNRDLGWDTGKVNVNGGAIALGHPIGASGCRILVSLLHEMVRRDAHKGLATLCIGGGMGVALAVER from the coding sequence ATGCGTGATGTTGTCATCGTAGCCGCCAAACGAACAGCCATTGGCACCTTTGGAGGCGGCCTGGCCAGCCTGCGCGCCGACCAGCTCGGTACGGCCGTGATCAAGGCCATCCTGGAAGAAACCGGCGTCGCCGGAGACCAGATCAATGAGGTGGTGCTCGGCCAGGTGCTGGCTGCCGGTTGTGGCCAGAATCCGGCCCGACAGTCGTCCATCAACGCCGGCATTCCGGCCTCGGTGCCTGCCATGACCATCAACAAGGTCTGTGGCTCCGGTTTGAAAGCGGTGCACATGGCGGTCCAGGCCATTCGCTGCGGCGATGCTGAACTGATGATTGCCGGTGGCCAGGAAAGCATGAGCCAGGCGCCCCACGTGCTGCCCAACAGTCGCAACGGCCAGCGTATGGGTAACTGGTCAATGATCGACACCATGATCACCGACGGCCTGTGGGACGCTTTCAACGATTACCACATGGGTGTAACCGCCGAGAACATTGTCGAGAAGTACGGCATCAGCCGGGAAGAGCAGGACGAATTTGCCGCCGCATCCCAGCAGAAAGCAGTTGCAGCACGCGAGGCGGGTTATTTCGATGGCCAGATCGTGCCGGTATCGATTCCCCAGCGCAAAGGCGACCCGATTGTCGTCAATAAGGACGAAGGTCCCCGGGATGGCGTAACCGGTGAGGGCCTGGGCAAGCTCCGGCCGGCGTTCAAGAAAGACGGCACCGTCACCGCAGGCAACGCTTCCTCACTGAATGATGGCGCCGCTGCGGTCATGGTGTGCAGTGCCGAGAAAGCCAAGGAGCTGGGCCTGACCCCGCTGGCTACCATCAAGGCCCACGCCAATGCCGGCGTGGATCCGACCATCATGGGCACCGGCCCGATCCCCGCCAGCCAGCGCTGCCTGAAGCTGGCCGGCTGGAGTGTCGAGGATCTGGATCTGGTCGAGGCCAACGAGGCTTTTGCCGCCCAGGCCATTTCGGTCAATCGCGACCTGGGCTGGGATACCGGAAAAGTTAACGTCAATGGCGGGGCCATTGCTCTGGGCCACCCGATTGGCGCCTCCGGCTGCCGCATTCTGGTGTCGTTGCTGCATGAAATGGTGCGCCGCGATGCCCACAAGGGCCTGGCAACCCTGTGCATTGGCGGTGGCATGGGTGTTGCGTTGGCCGTGGAGCGCTGA
- a CDS encoding SufE family protein, which translates to MTATEQDFKNNPLGTETTVDDVTDAFEFLDDWEERYAYIIDLGKQLPAFPDEARVEDNYVHGCQSQVWLIHYYDEASGKLFLLIDSDAMIVRGLAAIILVALNGRSPRELLTTDIDELFESLDLFRHISPTRGNGLRAMIGKIRDIAAAEAAA; encoded by the coding sequence ATGACTGCCACCGAACAGGACTTCAAGAACAACCCACTGGGCACCGAGACCACCGTCGACGACGTAACCGATGCCTTTGAGTTTCTGGACGATTGGGAAGAGCGCTACGCCTACATCATTGATCTGGGCAAGCAGCTGCCGGCCTTTCCGGACGAGGCCCGGGTAGAAGACAACTATGTTCATGGCTGCCAGAGCCAGGTCTGGCTGATTCATTATTACGATGAAGCCAGCGGCAAACTGTTTCTGCTGATTGATTCCGACGCGATGATTGTGCGCGGTCTGGCGGCGATCATCCTGGTGGCCCTGAACGGCAGGTCACCCCGGGAACTGCTGACCACCGACATCGACGAACTGTTCGAAAGCCTGGATCTGTTCCGCCACATCTCGCCTACTCGTGGCAATGGCCTGCGCGCCATGATCGGAAAAATCCGCGACATAGCCGCGGCTGAAGCGGCGGCCTAA
- a CDS encoding pteridine reductase: MADTAPVALVTGAAHRLGAKTAQTLHTRGWNLVIHYRSQHQKAEALASDLNQARPGSAATLQADLSNLAEVQQLAEQSVALWGRLDGLVNNASVFYPNPTEQATAQDWDSILNTNLRAPFFLLQACLPALRDSAGGVVNLIDIYSERPLTEHPLYCASKAGLAALTKSWAKDLAPSVRINGVSPGAILWPEGEAELDRSHQHAIVEKTPLARTGTPEDIAGAIAFLLCDAPFITGQILPVDGGRSLNM, encoded by the coding sequence ATGGCCGACACTGCCCCCGTCGCCCTGGTTACCGGTGCAGCCCATCGTCTGGGCGCCAAAACCGCGCAAACCCTGCATACCCGTGGCTGGAACCTGGTCATTCATTACCGCAGCCAGCACCAGAAGGCTGAAGCTCTGGCCAGTGACCTGAATCAGGCAAGGCCTGGTTCTGCCGCCACCCTGCAGGCTGACCTGAGCAATCTGGCAGAGGTTCAGCAGTTGGCCGAGCAATCGGTTGCCCTGTGGGGCAGGCTGGACGGGTTGGTGAACAATGCCTCGGTGTTCTACCCCAACCCAACCGAGCAGGCCACGGCTCAGGATTGGGACAGCATCCTGAACACCAACCTGCGCGCGCCATTTTTCCTTCTCCAGGCCTGTCTGCCGGCACTGCGAGACTCCGCCGGCGGGGTCGTCAACCTGATCGACATCTACAGCGAACGCCCACTAACTGAGCACCCGCTGTACTGCGCCAGCAAAGCGGGCCTGGCGGCCCTGACCAAATCCTGGGCCAAGGATCTGGCACCTTCGGTGCGGATCAACGGAGTGTCGCCCGGCGCTATCCTTTGGCCGGAAGGCGAGGCCGAGCTGGACCGTAGTCACCAGCATGCCATTGTGGAGAAAACCCCGCTGGCGCGGACCGGCACACCCGAGGATATTGCCGGTGCCATTGCCTTCCTGCTATGCGATGCACCGTTCATTACCGGCCAGATCCTGCCCGTCGACGGTGGGCGCAGCCTGAACATGTAA
- a CDS encoding HesB/IscA family protein has protein sequence MTAEVFTPTVAVTMTPTAVKHVRKQLDKKPEAKGIRLAIKKSGCSGFKYETQWVDEVATDDKVFHIDGVDVFVKEEHLPLVNGIEIDFVTEGVNSLFQFRNPNATAECGCGESFTVA, from the coding sequence ATGACAGCCGAAGTCTTCACCCCGACCGTCGCCGTCACCATGACGCCGACTGCGGTTAAACACGTGCGCAAACAATTGGATAAAAAGCCGGAGGCCAAAGGCATCCGGCTTGCCATCAAGAAAAGCGGTTGCTCCGGCTTCAAGTACGAGACCCAGTGGGTCGACGAAGTAGCAACCGATGACAAGGTTTTTCACATTGATGGCGTCGATGTGTTTGTGAAAGAGGAGCACCTGCCCCTGGTCAACGGAATCGAGATCGATTTTGTCACCGAGGGTGTCAACTCCCTGTTCCAGTTCCGCAATCCGAACGCCACTGCCGAGTGCGGTTGCGGAGAAAGTTTCACCGTTGCCTGA
- the traF gene encoding conjugal transfer protein TraF: protein MNTIRVTKLSLAIGLSVASAQLLANPQQFSSARSFAMGSTGVAAAHPADAVAKNPALMAGQQNSWTDDFGLMLPSFNARVADEEETGDQIDDIQDTIDDIDRAISQSNSADAQDGAATLRQQLQDVDRDTVRANGSLGLALAAPSRNLSVGVFANGNLVVTARGEFDEDDDARLAAIEAGALPANFSNQLESRAKILASSVTEVGIGFARAIDLGNDQALNLGLSPKYVNLQTFQYTETVSGFDDDDFDSDEHQTEKSGFNLDLGAAYAFGEEKQWTAALAVKNLIPMELDSARNNPALEEKRTLKLDPMVTAGIAHKGNYHVITADLELTKKEAFGYEDDTQWAAVGAEFDAWRYAQLRVGVRHNLASDDNNDGIEEETQYTAGLGLNLAGVRMDLGALFSGTDKGAALEFGTAF, encoded by the coding sequence ATGAACACCATTCGTGTGACCAAGCTGTCGCTGGCCATCGGCCTTTCGGTAGCCAGCGCCCAGTTGCTGGCAAACCCACAGCAGTTCTCCTCTGCCCGCTCGTTTGCCATGGGCAGCACCGGCGTCGCCGCGGCTCACCCTGCCGATGCCGTGGCCAAGAACCCGGCCCTGATGGCCGGCCAGCAAAACAGCTGGACAGACGATTTCGGCCTGATGCTGCCCTCATTCAACGCCCGCGTGGCCGATGAAGAAGAAACCGGCGATCAGATCGACGATATCCAGGACACCATCGATGACATTGATCGCGCCATCAGCCAGAGCAACTCCGCTGATGCTCAGGATGGCGCCGCCACCCTGCGCCAGCAGCTGCAGGATGTGGACCGCGACACGGTGAGAGCCAATGGTTCACTCGGGCTCGCCCTGGCCGCACCATCCCGGAACCTGTCGGTAGGGGTTTTTGCCAACGGCAATCTGGTGGTTACGGCCCGCGGCGAGTTCGACGAGGATGACGACGCTCGCCTGGCGGCAATTGAAGCTGGCGCCCTGCCCGCCAATTTTTCCAATCAACTGGAATCCCGCGCCAAGATCCTGGCCTCTTCGGTGACCGAAGTCGGCATCGGCTTTGCCCGCGCCATCGATCTGGGCAACGACCAGGCCCTGAATCTCGGGCTGTCGCCAAAATACGTCAATCTGCAAACCTTCCAATACACCGAGACGGTGTCGGGCTTTGACGATGACGACTTCGACAGCGACGAACACCAGACCGAGAAAAGCGGCTTCAACCTGGATCTCGGTGCCGCCTACGCCTTTGGTGAAGAAAAGCAGTGGACGGCTGCCCTCGCCGTCAAGAACCTGATCCCGATGGAGCTGGATTCGGCCCGGAACAACCCTGCGCTGGAAGAAAAGCGCACACTGAAGCTAGACCCGATGGTTACTGCCGGCATCGCCCACAAAGGCAACTACCACGTCATTACGGCCGACCTGGAGCTGACCAAAAAAGAAGCCTTCGGCTACGAGGACGATACCCAGTGGGCGGCTGTTGGTGCCGAGTTTGACGCCTGGCGCTATGCCCAGCTCCGCGTTGGCGTTCGCCATAATCTGGCCAGCGACGACAACAACGATGGCATCGAGGAAGAAACCCAGTACACCGCCGGCCTGGGCCTGAACCTGGCAGGCGTGCGGATGGACCTGGGCGCTCTTTTCAGCGGTACCGACAAGGGTGCCGCCCTGGAATTCGGCACTGCTTTTTAA
- a CDS encoding aminotransferase class V-fold PLP-dependent enzyme, with amino-acid sequence MSDLSVANAAKQSAFDVEAVRRDFPILSQQVNGKPLVYLDNGASAQKPIVVLDAMDRYYRELHSNVHRGAHTLADRATSAFENARETVRGFLNAESTREIVWTRGTTEAINLVANGLAGRLQPGDEILVSHMEHHANIVPWQMIAERTGAKVVPIQVTPEGELDLDSFNSLLNQRTRIFAITHVSNVLGTVNPIAALIEQAKAKAKGVLTLVDGAQAVPHYQPDVQALGCDFYVFSSHKLFGPTGIGVLYGKAQLLEEMPPYQGGGEMIERVSFERTTWNTLPYKFEAGTPAIAEAIGLGAAIDYLGRLDRHGMEVAESALLERANQLVETVPGMEIIGTAKQKVPVMSFKIAGLHPSDVGTLLDQQGIAIRTGHHCAMPLMDFYGVPGTARASFAFYNTLDEVEQLFAALQKIQRLFA; translated from the coding sequence ATGAGCGACTTGTCCGTGGCGAATGCAGCAAAACAATCGGCTTTCGATGTGGAAGCCGTGCGCCGGGACTTTCCGATCCTGTCACAGCAGGTCAACGGCAAGCCTCTGGTGTATCTGGATAACGGCGCTTCGGCCCAGAAGCCGATTGTCGTTCTTGACGCCATGGATCGGTATTACCGGGAACTTCACTCCAATGTACACCGGGGCGCCCATACCCTGGCTGATCGTGCCACCTCTGCGTTCGAGAATGCCCGGGAAACCGTTCGCGGCTTCCTGAACGCCGAGAGCACCCGGGAAATCGTCTGGACCCGTGGCACCACCGAGGCGATCAACCTGGTGGCCAATGGCCTGGCGGGTCGTCTGCAGCCGGGTGACGAAATCCTGGTCAGCCACATGGAGCACCACGCCAATATCGTGCCCTGGCAGATGATTGCCGAGCGCACCGGGGCCAAGGTGGTTCCAATTCAGGTGACTCCCGAAGGCGAGCTCGACCTCGACTCCTTCAACAGCCTGTTGAACCAGCGCACCCGCATCTTCGCGATCACTCACGTTTCCAACGTGCTGGGCACGGTAAACCCGATTGCCGCCCTGATTGAACAGGCCAAGGCCAAGGCCAAGGGTGTACTCACTCTGGTGGATGGCGCCCAGGCGGTGCCGCACTACCAGCCGGATGTGCAGGCCCTGGGCTGCGATTTTTACGTGTTCTCGTCCCACAAGCTGTTCGGCCCGACCGGTATCGGTGTGCTGTACGGCAAGGCCCAGCTACTGGAGGAAATGCCTCCATACCAGGGCGGTGGCGAGATGATCGAGCGGGTGTCGTTCGAGCGCACTACCTGGAACACCCTGCCCTACAAATTCGAGGCTGGAACCCCGGCTATTGCCGAGGCCATTGGCCTGGGCGCGGCCATCGACTATCTGGGCCGGCTCGACCGGCACGGCATGGAAGTGGCGGAGTCCGCTCTGCTCGAACGGGCCAACCAGCTGGTCGAAACCGTTCCGGGCATGGAAATCATTGGTACCGCCAAGCAAAAAGTACCGGTGATGTCCTTTAAAATTGCCGGTTTGCACCCCAGTGATGTGGGTACGCTATTGGATCAGCAGGGCATCGCGATCCGTACCGGACACCATTGCGCCATGCCGCTGATGGATTTTTATGGAGTACCCGGCACTGCCCGGGCCTCCTTTGCGTTCTACAATACGTTGGATGAGGTCGAACAATTGTTCGCCGCCCTGCAGAAGATCCAACGCCTGTTTGCCTGA
- a CDS encoding flagellar assembly protein T N-terminal domain-containing protein — translation MAARRVLFAFLLVFAGISQAAVLEGVGHGTIVNGDLEAARAEAYQAALRDLALQYEARVSTRDTMENGVVTESHMQVAASARAHNARVVGEQRSGNLMRVTVRAEVSEGHASCGAGEATRLKKRVAVTGFPMLYPGQARIGRLDDAGEILPQQLQARLRESEGVQVLAATTSRLFDDLLNAPTLQQGDNRLTNVVQVAREMGAQFVITGVIRDLGVADPSAWGTSVLDRMQRGIGVVDQNRRFVVDMMVYDGFSGSPVYQQRFATSAEWNAGPGASDGFGSEGFKQTAYGQSVNSTLNEMASAVTSALACQPFMTRITRVDGNRVTLASGAIAGLRPGDQLNLYRSAQYLDSLGGTPELTDTRLSVTLNNVHPDFSNGRMPQFGGQVNIQRDDIAIIW, via the coding sequence ATGGCAGCAAGGCGCGTCCTGTTTGCGTTTCTACTGGTTTTCGCGGGCATCAGTCAGGCGGCAGTGCTTGAGGGTGTCGGGCATGGAACCATTGTAAATGGTGATCTGGAAGCGGCCCGCGCCGAGGCCTATCAGGCTGCACTTCGTGATCTGGCCCTGCAGTACGAGGCTCGGGTAAGCACCCGGGATACCATGGAGAATGGCGTGGTTACCGAATCCCACATGCAGGTGGCGGCCAGTGCTCGGGCCCACAATGCCCGAGTGGTGGGCGAACAGCGCAGTGGCAATCTGATGCGGGTGACGGTGCGCGCCGAGGTTTCCGAGGGCCACGCCAGCTGTGGCGCTGGCGAGGCGACACGATTGAAAAAACGGGTCGCGGTGACAGGTTTCCCGATGCTTTACCCGGGTCAGGCCAGAATTGGGCGTCTTGATGACGCCGGCGAGATCTTGCCGCAACAACTTCAGGCCAGGTTGCGTGAGAGCGAGGGCGTTCAGGTTCTGGCCGCCACCACCAGCCGCCTGTTTGATGACCTTCTGAACGCGCCCACCCTGCAGCAGGGCGACAACCGCTTGACCAATGTGGTTCAGGTGGCCCGGGAAATGGGCGCCCAGTTTGTGATCACCGGCGTCATTCGTGACCTGGGGGTTGCCGATCCTTCGGCCTGGGGCACGTCTGTTCTGGACCGGATGCAGCGTGGCATTGGAGTGGTCGACCAGAACCGACGATTTGTGGTCGACATGATGGTCTATGACGGCTTCAGTGGTTCACCGGTCTACCAGCAGCGTTTTGCCACGTCCGCGGAGTGGAACGCCGGCCCCGGCGCTTCGGATGGATTTGGTTCGGAGGGGTTTAAGCAGACGGCCTACGGTCAGTCGGTCAATTCGACCCTGAATGAGATGGCAAGCGCGGTGACCAGTGCATTGGCCTGTCAGCCGTTTATGACCCGCATTACCCGTGTCGATGGCAATCGGGTGACTTTGGCGTCCGGCGCAATCGCAGGTCTGCGCCCGGGTGATCAGCTCAATCTGTACCGCAGCGCCCAATACCTGGATTCTCTCGGTGGCACTCCAGAGCTCACAGATACCCGGCTCTCAGTCACCCTGAACAATGTTCATCCGGATTTCAGTAACGGTCGCATGCCCCAGTTTGGCGGGCAGGTGAATATCCAGCGGGACGACATTGCCATCATCTGGTGA
- a CDS encoding LPP20 family lipoprotein, whose translation MNLRWIAVSIFVLALAACAPIGGHQDSGQRDTQLEPITVRVSGFGTYEDSAKDRLNTRKRLLARRASQLDAYRNLAERVYGTVIYGSSTVNDFVLNNDNFRTYVDSYIRGAKMVAVNEHSDGVVETVMELKLEPRFRACVSKVVDDQVQDLCPIPMPRDNDSVGDVQSRGVDSLYYLD comes from the coding sequence ATGAACCTTCGCTGGATAGCCGTCTCTATTTTTGTCCTGGCCCTTGCCGCGTGCGCCCCTATAGGTGGTCATCAGGACTCCGGCCAGCGTGACACCCAGCTGGAGCCGATCACTGTTCGGGTCAGCGGCTTTGGCACCTATGAAGATTCCGCCAAGGATCGCCTGAATACCCGCAAGCGGCTGCTGGCTCGACGTGCCTCACAGCTTGATGCTTATCGTAACCTGGCTGAGCGGGTGTATGGCACAGTGATTTATGGCAGCTCGACGGTGAACGATTTTGTACTCAACAATGACAATTTCCGCACCTACGTCGACAGTTACATTCGCGGCGCCAAGATGGTGGCGGTTAATGAACACAGTGACGGCGTTGTTGAGACGGTGATGGAACTGAAGCTGGAACCGCGGTTTCGGGCCTGTGTTTCCAAGGTGGTCGATGATCAGGTGCAGGATCTGTGCCCCATCCCCATGCCCCGGGACAACGACAGCGTAGGCGATGTCCAGAGTCGGGGTGTTGATTCGCTGTACTACCTGGATTGA
- the sufD gene encoding Fe-S cluster assembly protein SufD — MKPAPTLSSAFLHPVGHSLPEPLVALRKQRGTALVDMPLPTRKTENWKYSSKYLKLTDDMAIALPAEGKTGSSLAVPGYKVAFMNGVMIPEASEYPDLDGITIQSFDDLSNDEAAELADRLDSTLDNNAVQMARLNSARFEDGLLIRLAPDAVLDQPLFIVHEVTADASGSAFPRIYVDAGRNSQITLVEEYISSGSEPVMVNTVSEFTLADGANVTSIRLNMEGENVQHIGATGVRQQRSSRFESHSVGFGGPLRRHDLQVRLEGEGAECKLNGVVVTQGKQHYDNHTTIEHIAAHCNSEETYRNIAADQSHAIFNGRIHIHQDAQKSNADMNNKNLLLSNGAEIDTKPELEIYADDVKCAHGATIGQLDEASLFYLVSRGIARREANVLLTMAFINELVEQIPVAAVRETAQTRLNQFFDQTFEEA; from the coding sequence ATGAAACCAGCACCTACTCTTTCCAGCGCGTTTTTGCATCCGGTCGGGCATTCCCTGCCGGAGCCGCTGGTGGCACTGCGTAAGCAACGGGGCACCGCCCTGGTCGACATGCCACTGCCCACGCGCAAAACGGAAAACTGGAAGTACTCCAGCAAGTACCTGAAGCTGACCGACGACATGGCCATCGCCCTGCCCGCCGAAGGCAAGACTGGCAGCAGTCTGGCGGTACCCGGCTACAAGGTGGCGTTCATGAACGGGGTCATGATCCCGGAAGCCAGCGAGTACCCGGACCTGGATGGCATTACCATCCAGAGCTTTGACGACCTCAGTAACGACGAAGCCGCCGAACTGGCCGATCGTCTGGACAGTACCCTGGACAACAACGCCGTGCAGATGGCGCGCCTGAACTCGGCACGCTTCGAAGATGGCCTGCTGATTCGCCTGGCTCCAGACGCTGTGCTCGACCAGCCGCTGTTCATCGTGCACGAAGTAACTGCCGACGCCAGCGGTTCGGCGTTCCCACGCATTTATGTGGATGCCGGCCGGAACAGCCAGATCACCCTGGTAGAAGAGTACATTTCCAGCGGTTCTGAGCCGGTGATGGTTAACACCGTCTCCGAGTTCACCCTGGCCGACGGCGCCAACGTCACCAGCATTCGCCTGAACATGGAAGGCGAGAACGTTCAGCATATTGGCGCCACCGGTGTCCGCCAGCAGCGCAGCTCCCGCTTCGAGAGCCACAGCGTTGGCTTTGGTGGCCCGTTGCGTCGGCACGACCTGCAGGTTCGCCTGGAAGGCGAAGGTGCCGAATGCAAACTGAACGGCGTGGTGGTTACCCAGGGCAAGCAGCATTACGACAATCACACCACGATTGAACATATCGCGGCCCACTGCAACAGCGAGGAAACCTACCGCAACATTGCGGCGGATCAGTCCCACGCGATCTTTAACGGCCGGATTCATATTCACCAGGACGCCCAGAAGTCCAACGCGGATATGAACAACAAGAACCTGCTGCTGTCCAACGGTGCAGAGATAGATACCAAGCCGGAACTGGAAATCTATGCCGATGACGTTAAATGCGCCCACGGCGCTACCATCGGTCAGTTGGACGAAGCGTCCCTGTTCTACCTGGTATCCCGCGGTATCGCCCGGCGTGAAGCCAATGTTCTGCTGACCATGGCCTTTATCAACGAGCTGGTCGAACAGATTCCGGTAGCAGCGGTTCGCGAAACCGCGCAAACGCGGCTGAACCAGTTCTTCGACCAGACCTTCGAGGAGGCGTAA
- the sufT gene encoding putative Fe-S cluster assembly protein SufT encodes MQEREVVLTKREVEARLVPAGTEIMIPSDTFVTITQSLGGSFTVAVNGNLARIEGHNADALGKKPLESSFDTPEDGTINENQVWEALQNCYDPEIPVDVVNLGLIYECKIENGTEAGNHVFIKMTLTAAGCGMGPVICDDVQTKVEHVPNVDKVTVELTFDPPWSNDMLTDEAKLELGML; translated from the coding sequence ATGCAAGAACGGGAAGTGGTCCTGACCAAACGTGAGGTGGAAGCCCGCCTTGTTCCCGCCGGAACCGAGATCATGATTCCGTCGGACACCTTTGTGACCATCACACAGTCGCTGGGTGGCAGCTTCACCGTCGCCGTCAACGGCAACCTCGCCCGCATCGAAGGTCACAACGCCGACGCTCTGGGTAAGAAACCGCTGGAAAGCAGCTTCGACACGCCAGAAGACGGCACCATCAACGAAAACCAGGTATGGGAAGCCCTTCAAAATTGCTACGACCCGGAGATCCCGGTCGATGTGGTCAACCTGGGGCTGATCTACGAGTGCAAGATTGAAAACGGCACCGAGGCAGGCAACCATGTCTTCATCAAGATGACCCTCACCGCCGCTGGCTGCGGCATGGGTCCGGTTATCTGCGATGATGTCCAGACCAAGGTCGAGCATGTCCCCAACGTCGACAAGGTCACGGTGGAGCTTACTTTCGATCCACCCTGGAGCAATGACATGCTGACCGACGAAGCCAAGCTTGAATTGGGAATGCTGTAA